The DNA segment TATCGATTCACAGCGCAGTACCTGAGTGTGATGTGTTAAACCTGCCTGAGCCATCTTCTCGCTAAAGCCAATTGGGAGCGTATTGTCCGCCAGCCAAGCTGGTGTAGTGACGAGAGTGCCTCGACCTTGTTTTTTGGTCAGGTAGCCACGCTGAGCCAGCATTTCGACCGCCGTACGTAGCGTCACTCGCCCGCATTGATACTGCTGACACAGTACAGGCTCTGGCGGTAGCAGAGTATCTAGCGGGAATTCTCCCGCTTCGATACGTTCCCGTAGATCTTTAGCAATGTGTAAATAAAGCGGGGCTGCTTGTTCGAGTTCGTTATGCATTAATCCTGCCTGTAAAGAGTCACTTTGCACACCTTGGCAACTTTGCCATCGTTCGACGGCCGGTCGGGTGTGACGCCCAGCTGACGCGCGCGCATCAGACCTAATAATTGAGCAAACATAACATACAACAGACCACTAAAGACTTCAGGCAGTTGGGTTAACTCTGCGGCATCAAAGTGCAGATACTCATCGCAGGCTTGAGCAACGCGGGGATCGGCTTCAGCATAAATTCCGATGATCTTGCCAGCCTGATGGCGCTGGGCTTTGAGCTCGGCGGCCATATCCAGATCGTAACGTAGAATCTGTTGATCCGGCGATAGATAACACACCACCGTTACGGGTTGGTTCACAATAAGTTTAGGACCATGACGAAACGCCAGCGTTGAGAAATCGTCGGTTGCCTGTTTGCCGTTACACATCTCCAATAATTTTAGGCTGGCATCGGCGGCGATAAATTGTAGAGAGGACGAGCCGAGGCTTACCACGACGGGTGCATCACGCTGGGCAATTTCAGCAATTTTTTCTGCCTGCTGGGTAAGAAAATAATCCGCGCCGTGTTGATAAACCTTTAACGCGCGTTGGGCAATATCCCAGTGCTGCGGCAGAAAAATCAGTAGCAGATACCAGATGGGCAGTGTGAATTCGGATGCTGCCGCGAAAGAACCATTTTTGGTTCCGTTAGGCGCTGGAATATAAAGCGTTTTGGCATGCTGTTGACTACGCTTAGGCAGTTCACCCTGCGGGTCGTTCGCGATGATCAAATGATAGCAGTCATCAATGAGTCGCTCGGCGTGTTCAAAAACTGCCACGCTTTCAGGCGTGCTGCCTGAACTGGTGACAGAAACCAGCAGCGTTGGCCGATTGGTTAAATAGAGTTCGGGCTTGACCACAATATCGGTGCTGGCGAGCACCTGAATGTCGCGCCCAGTCTGCTGCCGCAGCCATTGCGCCGCGACTCGTGCTGCGCTCAGAGATGAACCTGCGCCGCATAAAATGATATTGCGTGGCTCATCGCCCACCTGCTGCCAGAAGTGCTCAATGGCGGCGCAGTGCTGTTCAACCGTATGAAAACCTTCGTGCCATAGGCGTGGTTGGCTGCAAATGGACTGTAGCGTTAATAGGCCGCCGTCCTGCGACCATTGTGTTTCATCCAAGAGCAAAGAGGGCTGCATGATTTACCTCCAAACATTCGAACGTTCTAATGTTTGTTAGAATGCAGAAAAAAAATGTGACCGTCTGTGATGAAGATCGGTTTTGTGAGGTATCGCATTGCATGGTGGATAGCGGAGCGATCCTATATCCCTGTGACAGTTCTATAAAAGATGAGTTACTATCGCGGGCAATTATGCCCGTCATACTTCAAGTTGCATGTGCGTTGGCTACGTGAATTATTTAGAGTATGTACAGACCAAGACAGTCGTGAAGTCCCGCTGCGGACTGTTTTATATATTCAGTTAGGGCGGCGGCCAGAGGATTATTAATGAGCGATCTGATCCATGACGGCAGCGAGCGCCAAGCGCTGCACACATTTACAGAGAACGCCTATCTCAACTACTCCATGTACGTCATCATGGACAGGGCGTTACCTTTTATCGGTGATGGATTAAAACCGGTACAGCGTCGTATCGTATATGCGATGTCAGAGCTGGGCTTAAACAACAGCGCCAAATTTAAAAAATCAGCGCGTACCGTCGGTGACGTGCTGGGTAAATACCATCCGCACGGCGACAGCGCCTGTTATGAAGCCATGGTTTTGATGGCTCAGCCGTTCTCCTATCGTTATCCGCTGGTTGACGGTCAGGGAAACTGGGGGGCACCGGACGATCCGAAGTCGTTTGCCGCCATGCGTTACACCGAATCTCGCCTGTCTAAATACGCCGAAGTGCTGCTGGGTGAGCTGGGTCAAGGAACGGTTGATTACACGCCAAACTTTGATGGTACGCTGCAGGAGCCTAAAACGCTGCCTGCGCGTTTGCCAAACATTCTGCTGAATGGCACCACGGGTATTGCCGTGGGTATGGCAACGGATATTCCTCCGCACAACGTGCGTGAGCTGGCCGCTGCGCTGGTTGATTTGATCGACAAACCAAACCTGACGTTGGACGATATTCTTGAACATGTTCAAGGCCCTGACTATCCAACGGAAGCTGAAATCATTACGCCGCGCGAGGAGATCCGTAAGATCTATCGCACCGGACGTGGTTCAGTACGCATGCGTGCGATCTGGAAAAAAGAAGACGGTGAAGTGGTGATCAGTGCACTGCCGCACCAGACTTCAGGCGCTAAGGTGCTGGAGCAAATCGCCAGCCAGATGCGTGCGAAGAAATTGCCGATGGTTGAGGACTTACGTGATGAATCCGATCACGAAAACCCAACTCGCTTGGTGATTGTGCCGCGTTCCAACCGCGTGGATATGGATCAGGTGATGACACACCTGTTCGCTACCACCGATCTGGAAAAAAGCTACCGTATCAATATGAACATGATCGGTTTGGACAATCGTCCAGCGGTCAAAAACCTGCTCGAAATTCTGACCGAATGGCTAGCGTATCGCCGTGATACCGTGCGCCGTCGCTTAAACTACCGTTTGGAAAAAGTACTGAAACGCCTGCACATTCTGGAAGGTTTGCTGGTGGCGTTCCTCAATATCGATGAAGTGATCCACATCATTCGTACTGAGGATGAACCTAAGCCGAAGCTGATTGAACGCTTCGCGATTTCAGAAACGCAGGCCGAAGCGATTCTGGAATTAAAACTGCGTCACCTTGCCAAGTTGGAAGAGGTGAAAATTCGCGGTGAGCAGGACGAATTAGCCAAAGAGCGCGATCACCTGCAGGCATTGCTGGCTTCTGAACGTAAGCTGAATACGCTGATTAAAAAAGAAATTCAGGCTGATGCACAGGCGTATGGCGACGATCGTCGTTCTCCGCTGCAAGAGCGTGAAGAAGCGAAAGCCATGAGTGAGCACGACTTTATTCCATCTGAGCCGGTGACGATTGTTCTGTCAGAAGGTGGTTGGGTGCGTAGTGCCAAAGGCCATGATATCGATCCTACGGGATTAAGTTACAAAGCGGGTGATAGCTTCCGCGCCGCTGCACGTGGGAAGAGCAATCAGCCGGTGGTGTTTATCGATTCCACGGGGCGCAGTTATGCGCTTGATCCAACCACGTTGCCATCCGCGCGTGGGCAGGGTGAACCGTTAACCGGTAAATTAACGCCGCCGCCGGGCGCCACCATTGAGCAAGTGCTGATGGCCGCTGATGACCAAAAACTGTTGATGGCGTCGGATGCCGGTTACGGCTTCGTATGTACCTTCAATGATTTGGTTGCGCGTAATCGTGCAGGTAAGGCTATGATTACGTTGCCTGAAAATGCTAAAGCGCTGCCTCCGTTGGAAATTAACGGGCCAGATGACATGCTGCTGGCGATCACTCAGGCCGGTCGTATGTTGATGTTCCCTGTCAACGATCTGCCACAGCTATCGAAAGGTAAGGGCAACAAGATTGTGTCCATTCCTTCCGCGCAGGCCGCATCGGGTGAGGATAAACTGGCATGGCTGTTTGTATTGCCACCACAAACGTCAATCACGGTGCATGTTGGCAAGCGT comes from the Hafnia alvei genome and includes:
- the parC gene encoding DNA topoisomerase IV subunit A; the protein is MSDLIHDGSERQALHTFTENAYLNYSMYVIMDRALPFIGDGLKPVQRRIVYAMSELGLNNSAKFKKSARTVGDVLGKYHPHGDSACYEAMVLMAQPFSYRYPLVDGQGNWGAPDDPKSFAAMRYTESRLSKYAEVLLGELGQGTVDYTPNFDGTLQEPKTLPARLPNILLNGTTGIAVGMATDIPPHNVRELAAALVDLIDKPNLTLDDILEHVQGPDYPTEAEIITPREEIRKIYRTGRGSVRMRAIWKKEDGEVVISALPHQTSGAKVLEQIASQMRAKKLPMVEDLRDESDHENPTRLVIVPRSNRVDMDQVMTHLFATTDLEKSYRINMNMIGLDNRPAVKNLLEILTEWLAYRRDTVRRRLNYRLEKVLKRLHILEGLLVAFLNIDEVIHIIRTEDEPKPKLIERFAISETQAEAILELKLRHLAKLEEVKIRGEQDELAKERDHLQALLASERKLNTLIKKEIQADAQAYGDDRRSPLQEREEAKAMSEHDFIPSEPVTIVLSEGGWVRSAKGHDIDPTGLSYKAGDSFRAAARGKSNQPVVFIDSTGRSYALDPTTLPSARGQGEPLTGKLTPPPGATIEQVLMAADDQKLLMASDAGYGFVCTFNDLVARNRAGKAMITLPENAKALPPLEINGPDDMLLAITQAGRMLMFPVNDLPQLSKGKGNKIVSIPSAQAASGEDKLAWLFVLPPQTSITVHVGKRKLVMKPQELQKFRAERGRKGTLLPRGLQRIERVDVEMPEQLKVGPGDSEE
- a CDS encoding SIS domain-containing protein, whose translation is MQPSLLLDETQWSQDGGLLTLQSICSQPRLWHEGFHTVEQHCAAIEHFWQQVGDEPRNIILCGAGSSLSAARVAAQWLRQQTGRDIQVLASTDIVVKPELYLTNRPTLLVSVTSSGSTPESVAVFEHAERLIDDCYHLIIANDPQGELPKRSQQHAKTLYIPAPNGTKNGSFAAASEFTLPIWYLLLIFLPQHWDIAQRALKVYQHGADYFLTQQAEKIAEIAQRDAPVVVSLGSSSLQFIAADASLKLLEMCNGKQATDDFSTLAFRHGPKLIVNQPVTVVCYLSPDQQILRYDLDMAAELKAQRHQAGKIIGIYAEADPRVAQACDEYLHFDAAELTQLPEVFSGLLYVMFAQLLGLMRARQLGVTPDRPSNDGKVAKVCKVTLYRQD